From one Myxococcota bacterium genomic stretch:
- a CDS encoding MMPL family transporter, which translates to MPPSSPRSADLVEALNRRFATIAGWSYDHRWIVLGMTLAVIAGALTLAGRAQIDNSYEAYFDPSDTTYRAYEQYREDFGSDEISYVLYDAPDYEHGPWNLEVMGKIAQLTDALIDEVPFVYDVKSLVNAELIEGVPDGIEIRDLEEDFPATQEALLALRERYLAKATIVGGLLSEDAGHGALIIEMDRSSTDPLDILRADPELGDATENLYPYVTDRIIEEILARPEYAGIRFYHSGDVPLNAIYGRLIEQETPVLNAITAGVIALILLICFRSVVGTLAPIVVVQLSVLCVVAMMVVIGWKLDMSFASAPTLLTAIGVAHAVHILSEFRGKLDELGERRAALVETIRLVGTPCLLTSVTTAVGFGAMSFVPIKSIAHMGAYSAFGVLVAFVLSLTLLMALLSFGRERPQPRSTAPREVLKPFLQRVADFDIRHRVPILAGAALLFVACAVGMTQLIVDSNWLDDFSDDVPLKAVTERVDSVMGGTTNLIYLFDAGEEDGIKDPAVLREIERVEQFALAEFPNVRKAYSLVEILKDLNQAFHGGDPAYYKIPESRELVAQYLLLYETSGGEEAEKLVSSDYRRASLELRLALGPTSETYDLEAAIAKELEANPVEASTIELTGIGALWLKLMDYIVSSQIQGFLLAFTAISLMMIAAFRSMKTGLISMVPNLAPVLVALGGMGWFGVYLDYAKISIAAVAIGIAVDDTIHLVSRFRHEFQESGNYEQALRDALLDVGRALVITSTALVCGFLVLLLSVLDSEAIHGLVLAATIIVALIADFLLMPALVLTFHPFGPEGERTQTPSMLKEAA; encoded by the coding sequence ATGCCCCCGTCGTCGCCTCGCTCCGCGGACCTCGTCGAAGCCCTGAACCGCCGTTTCGCCACGATCGCCGGCTGGTCCTACGACCACCGCTGGATCGTGCTCGGCATGACCCTCGCCGTCATCGCCGGCGCGCTCACCCTCGCGGGCCGCGCCCAGATCGACAACAGCTACGAGGCGTACTTCGACCCGTCGGATACGACCTATCGCGCCTACGAGCAGTACCGCGAGGACTTCGGCTCCGACGAAATCTCCTACGTCCTCTACGACGCACCCGACTACGAGCACGGGCCGTGGAACCTCGAGGTGATGGGCAAGATCGCCCAGCTCACCGACGCCCTGATCGACGAGGTGCCCTTCGTCTACGACGTGAAGAGCCTCGTGAACGCCGAGCTCATCGAGGGCGTTCCCGACGGCATCGAGATCCGCGATCTCGAAGAGGACTTTCCCGCGACCCAGGAAGCGTTGCTCGCGCTGCGGGAGCGCTACCTGGCGAAGGCCACCATCGTCGGCGGGCTCCTCAGCGAAGACGCGGGCCACGGCGCCCTGATCATCGAGATGGATCGGTCCAGCACCGACCCTCTCGACATCCTGCGCGCCGATCCCGAGCTCGGCGACGCGACCGAGAACCTCTACCCCTACGTCACCGATCGCATCATCGAAGAGATCCTCGCCCGGCCCGAGTACGCGGGAATCCGCTTCTACCACTCGGGTGACGTCCCGCTGAACGCGATCTACGGCCGGCTGATCGAGCAGGAGACGCCGGTCCTGAACGCGATCACCGCCGGCGTGATCGCGTTGATCCTGCTGATCTGCTTCCGCTCGGTCGTCGGCACGCTGGCCCCGATCGTGGTCGTTCAGCTCTCGGTGCTGTGCGTGGTGGCGATGATGGTCGTCATCGGCTGGAAGCTCGACATGAGCTTCGCCTCGGCGCCCACGCTGCTCACGGCGATCGGCGTCGCCCACGCGGTCCACATCCTCTCCGAGTTCCGGGGGAAGCTCGACGAGCTGGGCGAACGACGCGCCGCCCTCGTCGAGACGATCCGCCTGGTCGGCACACCGTGTCTCTTGACCAGCGTGACCACCGCCGTGGGCTTCGGGGCGATGAGCTTCGTGCCGATCAAGAGCATCGCCCACATGGGCGCGTACAGCGCCTTCGGTGTGCTCGTCGCCTTCGTGTTGTCGCTGACGCTCCTGATGGCGCTCTTGTCCTTCGGGCGCGAACGCCCCCAGCCGCGCTCCACCGCCCCGCGCGAGGTCCTCAAGCCGTTCCTGCAGCGCGTGGCCGATTTCGACATTCGCCACCGCGTGCCGATCCTCGCCGGCGCGGCCCTGCTCTTCGTGGCATGCGCCGTCGGGATGACCCAGCTCATCGTCGATTCGAACTGGCTCGACGACTTCTCCGACGACGTGCCACTGAAGGCCGTCACCGAACGGGTCGACTCGGTGATGGGCGGCACAACCAACCTCATCTACCTCTTCGACGCGGGCGAAGAGGACGGCATCAAGGACCCGGCGGTCCTGCGCGAGATCGAGCGGGTGGAGCAGTTCGCGCTCGCCGAGTTCCCGAACGTCCGCAAGGCCTACTCGCTGGTCGAGATCCTGAAGGACCTGAACCAGGCGTTCCACGGCGGCGACCCGGCCTACTACAAGATCCCCGAGTCGCGCGAGCTGGTGGCCCAGTACCTCCTGCTCTACGAGACCTCGGGCGGCGAGGAAGCCGAGAAGCTCGTCTCCAGCGACTACCGCCGAGCCAGCCTCGAGCTGCGCCTCGCCCTCGGCCCGACCAGCGAGACCTACGACCTCGAAGCCGCGATCGCGAAAGAGCTGGAAGCCAACCCGGTCGAGGCGAGCACGATCGAGCTCACCGGCATCGGGGCGCTCTGGCTGAAGCTGATGGACTACATCGTCTCCAGCCAGATCCAGGGCTTCCTGCTCGCCTTCACCGCGATCTCGCTCATGATGATCGCCGCCTTCCGCTCCATGAAGACCGGCTTGATCTCGATGGTGCCCAACCTGGCGCCGGTGCTGGTGGCTCTCGGCGGCATGGGCTGGTTCGGGGTCTACCTCGACTACGCGAAGATCTCGATCGCCGCCGTCGCGATCGGCATCGCCGTCGACGACACGATCCACCTGGTTTCGCGCTTCCGCCACGAGTTTCAGGAATCAGGAAACTACGAGCAGGCTCTGCGCGACGCACTCCTGGATGTGGGTCGTGCGCTCGTCATCACCTCGACCGCGCTGGTGTGCGGATTCCTGGTGCTGTTGCTCTCGGTACTCGACAGCGAAGCGATCCATGGCCTCGTCCTGGCCGCTACGATCATCGTCGCCCTGATCGCGGACTTCTTGTTGATGCCCGCACTCGTCCTTACCTTCCATCCGTTCGGCCCCGAGGGGGAACGAACCCAGACGCCCTCGATGCTCAAGGAGGCCGCATGA
- a CDS encoding TIGR03617 family F420-dependent LLM class oxidoreductase, translating to MKIDGGLMTNDLAQVPARAKALEAAGYDGAVTAEIASDPFLPLTLAAEHTERLELMTSIAVAFARNPMLFANLGHDLNAFSKGRLILGLGSQIRPHIQKRFSMPWGKPAARMREFILAMRAIWDCWYQGKPLDFRGEFYTHSLMTPMFTPTNTEYGAPRVFLAAVGPRMTEVAGEVADGLIAHAFTTENYVREVTLPAIERGLERAGKSRADFSITCPVFVVTGEDDASFTANRDATCKQIAFYGSTPAYKGVLESIGHGDLQPELNRLSKAGQWDEMGRRIDDDILSAFAIVGSPEEIAGKVGTRYGGVFDRMLGGVLPGSAQEGERLRELQAV from the coding sequence ATGAAGATCGACGGCGGATTGATGACGAATGACCTGGCCCAGGTACCGGCGCGCGCCAAGGCGCTCGAAGCCGCGGGCTACGACGGCGCCGTGACCGCCGAGATCGCGAGCGACCCGTTCCTCCCGCTCACGCTCGCGGCCGAACACACCGAGCGTCTCGAGCTGATGACGTCGATCGCGGTCGCGTTCGCGCGCAACCCGATGCTCTTTGCGAACCTCGGCCACGACCTGAACGCGTTCTCGAAGGGGCGTCTGATTCTCGGGCTCGGATCCCAGATCCGCCCGCACATCCAGAAGCGCTTCAGCATGCCCTGGGGCAAGCCCGCAGCTCGGATGCGGGAGTTCATCCTCGCGATGCGCGCGATCTGGGACTGCTGGTACCAGGGGAAGCCTCTCGACTTCCGCGGCGAGTTCTACACGCATTCGCTGATGACGCCGATGTTCACGCCGACCAACACCGAGTACGGCGCCCCTCGGGTGTTCCTGGCGGCGGTCGGCCCGCGCATGACGGAAGTGGCCGGCGAGGTGGCCGACGGCCTGATCGCCCACGCCTTCACCACCGAGAACTACGTGCGCGAGGTGACGCTCCCCGCGATCGAGCGGGGCCTCGAGCGCGCCGGAAAGTCGCGCGCGGACTTCTCGATCACCTGCCCGGTCTTCGTCGTCACCGGCGAGGACGACGCGAGCTTCACCGCCAACCGCGACGCCACCTGCAAGCAGATCGCCTTCTACGGCTCGACGCCAGCCTACAAGGGCGTCCTCGAGTCGATCGGCCACGGCGACCTCCAGCCCGAGCTCAACCGCCTGTCGAAGGCGGGCCAGTGGGACGAGATGGGCCGCCGCATCGACGACGACATCCTCTCGGCCTTCGCGATCGTCGGGTCCCCCGAGGAGATCGCGGGCAAGGTCGGCACCCGCTACGGCGGCGTCTTCGATCGCATGCTCGGCGGCGTCCTGCCGGGAAGCGCCCAGGAAGGCGAGCGGCTCCGGGAGCTGCAGGCCGTCTAG
- a CDS encoding DUF2461 domain-containing protein, whose translation MSDPVFSSALFRFLRELRKNNDRDWFQDQKERYERDARDPALAFVAGFAKPLRRISPHLVADPRPVGGSLFRIYRDVRFSKDKRPYKTHVGIHFRHEAAKDAHAPGLYLHLEPGDVFAAVGIWQPDGATLSEIRDAIVDDPTAWKRSIGGKAFRTTWALSGESLKRAPRGYDPEHPLVEDLKRKDFAAITGFTERDACAADFPKRLEGVWRSASPYLRFLTRALDLPW comes from the coding sequence GTGTCCGATCCGGTCTTCTCGTCTGCGCTGTTTCGGTTCCTGCGCGAGCTTCGCAAGAACAACGACCGCGACTGGTTCCAGGACCAGAAGGAACGTTACGAGCGCGATGCGCGCGATCCGGCGCTCGCCTTCGTCGCCGGCTTCGCGAAACCGCTGCGCCGCATCAGTCCGCATCTGGTCGCCGATCCGCGCCCGGTCGGGGGATCTCTGTTCCGGATCTATCGCGACGTGCGCTTCTCGAAGGACAAGCGTCCCTACAAGACCCACGTCGGCATCCACTTCCGGCACGAGGCCGCGAAGGACGCCCATGCGCCCGGCCTCTACCTCCATCTCGAGCCCGGCGACGTGTTCGCTGCCGTGGGCATCTGGCAGCCCGACGGCGCGACCCTCTCGGAGATTCGCGATGCGATCGTCGACGACCCGACCGCCTGGAAGCGCAGCATCGGCGGCAAGGCCTTCCGCACCACCTGGGCGCTCTCGGGCGAGTCGCTGAAGCGCGCTCCGCGTGGCTATGACCCGGAACACCCCCTGGTCGAAGATCTGAAGCGCAAGGATTTCGCCGCGATCACCGGTTTCACCGAACGCGACGCCTGCGCCGCCGACTTCCCGAAGCGCCTCGAAGGGGTGTGGCGGTCGGCTTCTCCGTATCTGCGGTTCCTGACCCGGGCGCTCGACCTGCCCTGGTAG
- a CDS encoding prenyltransferase yields the protein MASASQSLQNWGEIIRTQNLSPDAAMDGVSRWLLITRASVFPMTVLSAGIGGLLAAGHPDAHWGYCALVLLGLTAAHAANNMINDYFDLAGGVDSQGYVRTQYAPHPVLSGLISTRGLLTAIAVANLIDLAILLYLIDVRGVHVATFALLGLFISVFYVAPPLKLKHRGLGEPGVFVVWGPLMIGGTYYVTTGQVEPWVFAASVPYALLVTAVLMGKHVDKLEADSAKRIRTLPVILGRERALTVTRAMMIGFFVAVAVCVLADVLTPWALLTGLAIPRLRSVLATYDAPKPDAPPAGYPLWPLWYVAWAFLLTRTAGSWFVAALLLEAVWPFPWRF from the coding sequence ATGGCATCCGCGAGTCAGAGTCTCCAGAACTGGGGCGAGATCATCCGCACCCAGAACCTGTCGCCGGATGCGGCGATGGACGGCGTGTCGCGCTGGCTGTTGATCACCCGCGCCAGCGTGTTCCCCATGACCGTCCTCTCGGCGGGGATCGGTGGGCTTCTGGCGGCGGGACACCCGGACGCCCACTGGGGCTACTGCGCGCTCGTGCTCCTCGGGTTGACCGCCGCCCACGCCGCGAACAACATGATCAACGACTACTTCGATCTGGCCGGTGGCGTCGACAGCCAGGGGTACGTCCGCACCCAATATGCGCCGCACCCGGTGCTCTCGGGCTTGATCTCGACGCGCGGGCTGTTGACGGCGATCGCCGTCGCCAACCTGATCGACCTCGCCATCCTCCTGTACCTGATCGACGTGCGTGGCGTGCACGTGGCGACCTTCGCGTTGCTCGGCCTCTTCATCAGCGTCTTCTACGTGGCACCCCCGCTCAAGCTGAAGCACCGGGGCCTCGGCGAACCCGGCGTGTTCGTGGTGTGGGGCCCGCTCATGATCGGCGGCACCTACTACGTCACGACGGGCCAGGTGGAGCCTTGGGTCTTCGCCGCCAGCGTGCCCTACGCGCTGCTCGTCACGGCGGTGCTGATGGGGAAGCACGTCGACAAGCTCGAGGCCGACAGCGCGAAGCGGATCCGCACCCTGCCCGTGATCCTCGGCCGCGAGCGCGCGCTCACCGTCACCCGCGCCATGATGATCGGCTTCTTCGTCGCGGTCGCCGTCTGCGTTCTCGCAGACGTGCTGACCCCGTGGGCCCTACTCACCGGGCTCGCGATCCCGCGCCTTCGCAGCGTACTCGCCACCTACGACGCGCCGAAACCCGACGCGCCGCCGGCGGGCTACCCGCTCTGGCCGCTCTGGTACGTCGCCTGGGCGTTCCTGCTGACGCGCACTGCCGGCAGCTGGTTCGTCGCCGCACTGCTTCTCGAAGCCGTGTGGCCCTTCCCCTGGCGTTTCTAG
- a CDS encoding methyltransferase domain-containing protein: MSDASTPSKVETLNVALNVEEAVRERYGAAAQEQEAALCCPIDYDPKYLEVIPEEVIDRDYGCGDPSRYVRPGDTVLDLGSGGGKICFIASQIAGKDGRILGVDMNDDMLDLARRSAPVVAERTGFSNVEFLRGRIQDLALPVDALDDWLAAHPVKHSSDIEALDLESDRLRREQPLVADDSVDLVVSNCVLNLVRQEDKTQLIREIYRVLRRGGRIAISDIVSDEVVPEELRNDPELWSGCISGAFHEQELLQALEDAGFHAIAIDAWSDEPFRVVDGIVFRSVTITAEKGKEGPCYEANQAVIYRGPWRQVEDDDGHVLRRGERVAVCAKTFDLLTKGPTGDQLIPVEPYTPIPEAERAEFDCSRTVARHPRETKGLDYSATTEESDCCAPDAGSESCC, encoded by the coding sequence ATGTCCGATGCCTCGACCCCGTCGAAGGTCGAAACTCTGAACGTCGCGCTGAACGTCGAAGAGGCCGTGCGCGAGCGCTACGGCGCCGCCGCCCAGGAGCAGGAGGCCGCTCTCTGCTGCCCCATCGACTACGACCCGAAGTACCTCGAGGTGATCCCCGAGGAAGTGATCGACCGCGACTACGGCTGCGGCGATCCGTCGCGCTACGTGCGCCCAGGCGACACGGTGCTCGACCTGGGCAGCGGCGGCGGGAAGATCTGCTTCATCGCCTCCCAGATCGCCGGCAAGGACGGCCGGATCCTCGGCGTCGACATGAACGACGACATGCTCGACCTGGCGCGGCGCTCGGCGCCGGTCGTGGCCGAGCGCACGGGCTTCTCGAACGTGGAGTTCCTGCGCGGTCGCATCCAGGACCTCGCCCTCCCCGTCGACGCGCTCGACGACTGGCTGGCCGCCCACCCGGTGAAACACAGCAGCGACATCGAGGCCCTCGACCTCGAGTCGGACCGCCTGCGTCGCGAACAGCCGCTGGTCGCCGACGACAGCGTGGACCTCGTCGTCTCCAACTGCGTGCTGAACCTCGTCCGGCAGGAGGACAAGACCCAGCTGATCCGCGAGATCTACCGCGTGCTGCGCCGCGGAGGTCGCATCGCGATCTCGGACATCGTCTCCGACGAGGTCGTGCCCGAGGAGCTGCGCAACGACCCCGAGCTCTGGAGCGGCTGCATCTCCGGCGCGTTCCACGAGCAGGAGCTCCTGCAGGCGCTCGAGGACGCGGGCTTCCACGCCATCGCAATCGACGCCTGGAGCGATGAACCCTTCCGCGTCGTCGACGGGATCGTCTTCCGGTCGGTCACCATCACCGCGGAGAAGGGCAAGGAAGGCCCCTGCTACGAGGCCAACCAGGCGGTGATCTACCGCGGGCCCTGGCGCCAGGTCGAAGACGACGATGGGCACGTCCTGCGCCGCGGTGAGCGCGTCGCGGTGTGCGCGAAGACCTTCGACCTGCTCACGAAGGGCCCGACCGGCGACCAGCTGATTCCGGTCGAGCCGTACACGCCGATCCCGGAAGCCGAGCGCGCGGAGTTCGACTGCTCGCGCACGGTCGCCCGACACCCGCGCGAGACGAAGGGGCTGGACTACTCGGCGACCACCGAGGAGTCGGATTGCTGCGCTCCGGACGCAGGCTCCGAGAGCTGCTGCTAG
- a CDS encoding 4a-hydroxytetrahydrobiopterin dehydratase, giving the protein MSPVALDRAAIDTALAELPDWQVVDGKLHREYAFPDFVHAFRFMSAVALIAEARNHHPEWFNVYGRVIVDLTTHDAGGISQADLDLAATMETLTG; this is encoded by the coding sequence ATGAGCCCCGTCGCCCTGGACCGAGCTGCAATCGACACGGCCCTCGCCGAGCTGCCCGACTGGCAGGTCGTCGACGGCAAGCTGCACCGCGAGTACGCCTTCCCCGACTTCGTCCACGCCTTCCGCTTCATGAGTGCGGTCGCGCTGATCGCCGAAGCCCGCAACCACCACCCCGAGTGGTTCAACGTCTACGGTCGCGTGATCGTCGACCTCACCACCCACGACGCCGGGGGCATCTCCCAGGCGGACCTCGACCTGGCGGCGACGATGGAGACGCTGACCGGCTGA
- a CDS encoding CoA transferase, translating to MQLDASRPGIGRPLDGVRVLAIEQMQALPFATQLLAFLGAEVVKIEHPVHGESGRGSRPQITDRDGRRVGATYLRNNLSKQSLGIDLKHPEGVALVKRLLPHFDVLAENFKADTMERLGLGYAALSEAHPRLVYVSISGFGHGPTPYADWPAYAPIVEAMAGLYEPNRKPGEPPPVVVAGALGDNASALYAAIGTLAALRQRDVTGRGQHVDIAMFDAMVAMTDMVPFMWSVGEPPSAATAGRTGIVGAFRAADGYFVMAIFREHQFEALARLLGHEGWLDDPRFATREGWAEYRESVVRPALEAWASERGKLEVCATLCGIDIPAGPSNVAEDLVRDPHVANRDMLVEVPRPDADRPMLVVGNPVKLSAASDGPITRYPSLGEHTEQVLQDTLGLEREELDALAEAGVISAPGESA from the coding sequence TTGCAGCTCGACGCGTCGCGACCCGGCATCGGGAGGCCCCTCGACGGGGTCCGCGTGCTCGCGATCGAGCAGATGCAGGCCCTGCCCTTCGCCACACAGCTCCTCGCCTTTCTGGGCGCCGAGGTGGTGAAGATCGAGCACCCCGTCCACGGCGAGTCGGGCCGGGGATCGCGCCCCCAGATCACCGACCGGGACGGTCGGCGCGTCGGGGCCACCTACCTGCGCAACAACCTCTCGAAGCAGAGCCTCGGCATCGACCTGAAGCATCCCGAGGGCGTCGCGCTGGTGAAGCGCCTACTGCCGCACTTCGACGTGCTGGCCGAGAACTTCAAGGCCGACACGATGGAGCGGCTGGGTCTCGGCTACGCAGCACTCTCCGAAGCACACCCGCGCCTGGTCTACGTCTCCATCTCGGGTTTCGGCCACGGCCCGACGCCCTATGCCGACTGGCCGGCCTACGCGCCGATCGTCGAGGCGATGGCCGGGCTCTACGAACCCAACCGCAAGCCCGGCGAACCGCCGCCGGTGGTGGTGGCGGGGGCCCTCGGCGACAACGCCAGCGCGCTCTACGCGGCGATCGGCACCCTGGCTGCCCTGCGCCAGCGCGACGTCACGGGACGCGGTCAACACGTCGACATCGCGATGTTCGACGCGATGGTCGCGATGACCGACATGGTGCCCTTCATGTGGTCGGTCGGAGAACCCCCGAGCGCCGCCACGGCCGGACGTACCGGCATCGTCGGCGCGTTCCGCGCCGCCGACGGCTACTTCGTGATGGCGATCTTCCGCGAGCACCAGTTCGAAGCCCTGGCGCGCCTGCTCGGCCACGAGGGTTGGCTGGACGACCCGCGCTTCGCGACGCGCGAAGGCTGGGCCGAATACCGCGAGTCCGTCGTGCGCCCTGCCCTCGAAGCCTGGGCGTCCGAGCGCGGCAAGCTCGAGGTGTGCGCGACCCTGTGCGGCATCGACATCCCGGCGGGTCCCAGCAACGTCGCCGAAGACCTGGTCCGCGACCCCCACGTCGCGAACCGCGACATGCTCGTCGAGGTGCCACGCCCCGACGCGGATCGGCCGATGCTGGTGGTGGGCAACCCGGTCAAGCTCTCGGCCGCGAGCGACGGCCCGATCACGCGCTATCCCAGTCTGGGGGAGCACACCGAGCAGGTGTTGCAGGACACCCTCGGTCTCGAACGCGAAGAGCTGGACGCGCTGGCCGAGGCCGGCGTGATCTCGGCGCCCGGAGAATCCGCATGA